The nucleotide sequence ATCTTGCGTCTGCGTTTCGCCGTCGCCTTCGCCCTCAACGTCCGCGGTCGTCTTCTCGTGTCGGGCCCGGACGCGGGGGTTGAACACCCGGTCTAAGGACTGCCCGAGCAGGGTCAGTCCGACAGAGATGAACACGATCGCGAACATGGGGACCAGAAACCAGTGGATCGCGTCGGGACGGGCGTGCGCGTTCGCCCCGTAGGCCTGGTTCAGGATGCTTCCCCAGTTCAGGTCCTGGAAGGGAAGGATCCCGAGGTAGTACAGGGCGACCGCTTCGAAGATGACCTTCCGACCGGCGTTCGTGAGGTTGATCACCACGAACGGCATCAGGTGCGGAACGATCTCCTTGAAAACGATCGTCGATGTTCCGATTCCCATCGCCTGCGAAGCCTCGACGAACGACTCCTCTCGGAGCGTGAGCATCTGTGATCTGATCGCCCGGGCGAGGCCGCCCCACGACGCGACGCTCAGCAATATACCGATCGCGTACGGATTGCCGAGGATTTGGTCGTCGAACATGAGCCCCAGCACCATCACGAGCGGGAAACCGGGGATGTTGATGAACACGTCGGTGATCGAACTCAGGACCGTGTCAGTCATGCCGCCCTTGTAGCCGGCGATGGAACCGACGATCGTCCCGATACCGACAGTAAACACCGCACCCGAGAGGACCATCTTGAGAATCGTCGACGTCGAGTGGACCGTCTGGGAGAGCAGGTCGCGTCCCTGGTTGTCCGTCCCGAGGGGGTACTCCATGGTCTCGAACGGCGCGGCGAGCGCTGGCCCTTCGGTCACGCTCGTCGGTTCGACGATCAGCGGTCCGACGATCCCCATCAACAGGTAGATCGCGACGATCGTGAAGCCGATTCGAGCGCGCCAATCGCGCCAGATGATGGAGATCGGCGCGTGGACGTACGCGTCGTACAGCTTGCGGTAGCGGTCGCGGCGCGTCTCCTCGTACTCGGAGACGACCTCGAAGGGCGTACCGACGCCGCCGTCGGTCTCGATCCGCTCGTTGGCGTCCGTATCGGAGTCGCTAACGATCGCGTTCTCGAAATCCATCCGTTCGTCGTCGTCCGTTGGTGTCTCTGAATTTCGCGTCATTGTGACCTCCGTGCTCGCGGGTCGACGTATCCGTAGGTCAGGTCGGCCAGCAGTAGGGAGATGACCATCGCCACCGTGATGACCATGAATCCGCCCATCATGAGCGGATAGTCGCGCTGGTGGGTAGCGGACAGCATGTACCAGCCGACCCCGCGGTACTGGAACACCTGCTCTAGCACGATCGAGCCGCCGAACATCTCGCCGATGCTGATCAGTAGCGTCGTGTACATCGGCAGGACGGCGTTGCGGGCGACGTACTGGGTGGAGATCGTAATGTCCGAGAGACCGCGGAGACGGGCGACGCGGAGGTAGTCCTCACCGAGGACGCGAATACTGTTTCCGCGCATCCCCAGCGAGGCGACGCCGGAGGCGACGAGCATGGAGAGGACCGGTAGTGCAGCGTGGGTGACGATACCGCTGATGTACGTCAGATTGAATCCCGGATCGGTAGCGATCGGCTGGCGACCGCCGGTGGGGAACCAGCCCAGTCGGTACGACAGGAGGATCAACAGGAGGATCGCGAGCACGTAGAACGGGATCGACCCCATCATGATGGCGTACGACGTTAGCCCGATGTCCAGCTTTCCGCCCTCCCAGTAGGCCATCAGCGCGCCGATGGTGATGCCGATAAAGAAGCTGATGAACACCGCCCAGCTCAGGACGAACAGCGTCCACGGAAGGGCCTCCGCGAGGACGTCCACGACTGGCCGACTGTAGAAGACGGATTGTCCCAGGTTCCCCTGCAGCGTTTCCGAAACGTAGGAGAGGTACGCGGGCAAGAGCGGTGCATCGGGATCGATCGTCATCCGGTATTCAACGAGTTCACGGGCCCGTGCCGGGTTGATACCCTGTCGGGCCAGTCTGGTAATC is from Haloterrigena salifodinae and encodes:
- a CDS encoding ABC transporter permease, whose translation is MTRNSETPTDDDERMDFENAIVSDSDTDANERIETDGGVGTPFEVVSEYEETRRDRYRKLYDAYVHAPISIIWRDWRARIGFTIVAIYLLMGIVGPLIVEPTSVTEGPALAAPFETMEYPLGTDNQGRDLLSQTVHSTSTILKMVLSGAVFTVGIGTIVGSIAGYKGGMTDTVLSSITDVFINIPGFPLVMVLGLMFDDQILGNPYAIGILLSVASWGGLARAIRSQMLTLREESFVEASQAMGIGTSTIVFKEIVPHLMPFVVINLTNAGRKVIFEAVALYYLGILPFQDLNWGSILNQAYGANAHARPDAIHWFLVPMFAIVFISVGLTLLGQSLDRVFNPRVRARHEKTTADVEGEGDGETQTQDAMGV
- a CDS encoding ABC transporter permease; the protein is MVTIDWRIRRLGQAVFTVWAVITLSFALVRMLPGNMMGAMITRLARQGINPARARELVEYRMTIDPDAPLLPAYLSYVSETLQGNLGQSVFYSRPVVDVLAEALPWTLFVLSWAVFISFFIGITIGALMAYWEGGKLDIGLTSYAIMMGSIPFYVLAILLLILLSYRLGWFPTGGRQPIATDPGFNLTYISGIVTHAALPVLSMLVASGVASLGMRGNSIRVLGEDYLRVARLRGLSDITISTQYVARNAVLPMYTTLLISIGEMFGGSIVLEQVFQYRGVGWYMLSATHQRDYPLMMGGFMVITVAMVISLLLADLTYGYVDPRARRSQ